One genomic window of Cannabis sativa cultivar Pink pepper isolate KNU-18-1 chromosome 2, ASM2916894v1, whole genome shotgun sequence includes the following:
- the LOC133028975 gene encoding uncharacterized protein LOC133028975 isoform X4, giving the protein MNICSHHSLWLKPASFSSYGPLFWEKKDHPPSSSSSSYFSLSCGYVVCSVDKNESQQHFEVDQDKARDALKQLDQQLQSISQKQLRSPKIKASDVKLTTREEYDQDSEVEVVKYTQDLNLNLILLRLCSSNSSIKA; this is encoded by the exons ATGAACATTTGCTCTCACCATAGCTTATGGCTAAAGCCAGCTTCTTTCTCTTCTTATGGCCCATTATTCTGGGAGAAGAAAGACcatcctccttcttcttcttcttcttcttatttttctctttcttgTGGTTATGTTGTTTGTTCAGTAGACAAAAATGAGTCCCAACAACACTTTGAGGTTGACCAAGATAAGGCCAGGGATGCCCTTAAACAGCTCGACCAACAGCTGCAATCCATCTCCCAAAAACAACTTCGGTCTCCTAAAATCAAAG CCTCTGATGTGAAGCTTACAACAAGAGAAGAATATGATCAAGATAGCGAAGTTGAAGTAGTGA agtatactcaagatctgaacttgaatCTCATCCTCCTTCGATTGTGTTCATCAAATTCTTCCATAAAGGCATGA
- the LOC133028975 gene encoding uncharacterized protein LOC133028975 isoform X3 yields MNICSHHSLWLKPASFSSYGPLFWEKKDHPPSSSSSSYFSLSCGYVVCSVDKNESQQHFEVDQDKARDALKQLDQQLQSISQKQLRSPKIKASDVKLTTREEYDQDSEVEVVTEYTQDLNLNLILLRLCSSNSSIKA; encoded by the exons ATGAACATTTGCTCTCACCATAGCTTATGGCTAAAGCCAGCTTCTTTCTCTTCTTATGGCCCATTATTCTGGGAGAAGAAAGACcatcctccttcttcttcttcttcttcttatttttctctttcttgTGGTTATGTTGTTTGTTCAGTAGACAAAAATGAGTCCCAACAACACTTTGAGGTTGACCAAGATAAGGCCAGGGATGCCCTTAAACAGCTCGACCAACAGCTGCAATCCATCTCCCAAAAACAACTTCGGTCTCCTAAAATCAAAG CCTCTGATGTGAAGCTTACAACAAGAGAAGAATATGATCAAGATAGCGAAGTTGAAGTAGTGA cagagtatactcaagatctgaacttgaatCTCATCCTCCTTCGATTGTGTTCATCAAATTCTTCCATAAAGGCATGA
- the LOC133028975 gene encoding uncharacterized protein LOC133028975 isoform X1 translates to MNICSHHSLWLKPASFSSYGPLFWEKKDHPPSSSSSSYFSLSCGYVVCSVDKNESQQHFEVDQDKARDALKQLDQQLQSISQKQLRSPKIKASDVKLTTREEYDQDSEVEVVSEFSSSFLTYTAGLLILLTILYNIFFITVIKPSINGPEQSPITTIERDILKY, encoded by the exons ATGAACATTTGCTCTCACCATAGCTTATGGCTAAAGCCAGCTTCTTTCTCTTCTTATGGCCCATTATTCTGGGAGAAGAAAGACcatcctccttcttcttcttcttcttcttatttttctctttcttgTGGTTATGTTGTTTGTTCAGTAGACAAAAATGAGTCCCAACAACACTTTGAGGTTGACCAAGATAAGGCCAGGGATGCCCTTAAACAGCTCGACCAACAGCTGCAATCCATCTCCCAAAAACAACTTCGGTCTCCTAAAATCAAAG CCTCTGATGTGAAGCTTACAACAAGAGAAGAATATGATCAAGATAGCGAAGTTGAAGTAGTGAGTGAGTTTTCAAGCTCATTTCTTACATATACAGCCGGTCTTCTCATTCTTCTCACCATTTTATATAATATCTTCTTTATTACTGTTATAAAACCATCCATAAATGGACCAGAACAATCTCCAATCACAACTATAGAAAGAGATATTCTTAAGTACTAA